The Dioscorea cayenensis subsp. rotundata cultivar TDr96_F1 chromosome 7, TDr96_F1_v2_PseudoChromosome.rev07_lg8_w22 25.fasta, whole genome shotgun sequence genome includes a region encoding these proteins:
- the LOC120265862 gene encoding uncharacterized protein LOC120265862, producing the protein MFLVGSALLTLGMGLYVMVTSSDEINQGKGRPAVGGGSNIKNVPMSITEAKSKLGHVVVMILHAGILDKFKNVPLSSGLDLACFAGAVFISSASVFLLSRLAMRGS; encoded by the exons ATGTTCCTTGTGGGATCTGCGCTGCTTACTCTTGGGATGGGTTTGTATGTCATGGTTACTTCATCAGACGAGATAAATCAAGGGAAAGGCCGGCCTGCTGTTGGTGGAGGATCAAACATAAAG AATGTACCCATGTCAATAACGGAGGCAAAATCCAAACTGGGGCATGTAGTGGTGATGATTCTGCATGCTGGAATCCTGGACAAGTTCAAGAACGTGCCCTTGTCTAGTGGGCTAGACCTGGCTTGCTTTGCCGGAGCTGTCTTTATCTCCTCTGCTTCTGTTTTTCTGCTCTCTAGGCTCGCCATGCGCGGGAGTTAG